A genomic stretch from Eretmochelys imbricata isolate rEreImb1 chromosome 24, rEreImb1.hap1, whole genome shotgun sequence includes:
- the VSIG8 gene encoding V-set and immunoglobulin domain-containing protein 8, whose translation MAGRGTVQLLLLCLTPALLEAVRINAKGQQVLYLAQGDSVRLGCPYILEPEDNGPNNLDIIWTMVNPDQRLPVSLSPAPHPTSLFLIYQDQKIRYGSVPGLQRRVAFVAQDPSLYDASIHLANLQVSDSATYECRVKKATVDTHLITITVLEKPAAPRCWMDGELARGRDLMLRCCSDGGSLPLSYQWSKMGGDYAMGWLPPRTMQGQGSGDLMIQSLSQEHAGTYCCRVTNRVGYSQCMVHVSIPRIGYSGTRNVGLIVGSVLGAIFLLVLLLSILWALLWYCRRRRSQPVVPTEIR comes from the exons ATGGCTGGGCGAGGGACTGTCCAGCTCCTCCTCTTGTGTCTAACACCAG CTCTGCTGGAGGCCGTGCGGATCAATGCAAAGGGCCAGCAGGTGCTGTACCTGGCTCAGGGGGACTCGGTGAGGCTGGGCTGCCCCTACATCCTGGAGCCTGAGGACAATGGACCCAACAACCTGGACATTATATGGACCATGGTGAACCCTGACCAGAGGCTGCCGGTGAGTCTGAGTCCTGCCCCTCATCCCACTTCCTTA TTCCTGATCTACCAGGACCAGAAGATCAGGTATGGCAGTGTCCCAGGCCTGCAGCGGAGGGTGGCATTTGTGGCCCAGGACCCAAGCCTGTATGATGCCTCCATCCACCTGGCAAACCTGCAGGTGTCGGACTCGGCCACCTACGAGTGCAGGGTGAAGAAAGCCACTGTCGACACCCACTTGATCACCATTACTGTGCTCG AGAAGCCGGCCGCCCCTCGGTGCTGGATGGATGGGGAGCTGGCCAGGGGCAGGGACCTCATGCTCAGGTGCTGCTCTGATGGgggctcccttcccctctcctaccAGTGGTCCAAGATGGGAGGGGACTATGCCATGGGCTGGCTGCCCCCCAGGACAATGCAGG GGCAAGGCTCCGGAGACCTGATGATCCAGAGCCTGTCTCAGGAGCACGCCGGGACCTACTGCTGCCGCGTGACCAACAGGGTCGGTTACTCCCAGTGCATGGTGCACGTCTCCATCCCTCGCATCGGCTACTCAG GTACAAGGAACGTGGGGCTCATTGTGGGCTCTGTCCTGGGGGCCATTTTCCTCCTGGTCCTGCTGCTCTCGATCCTCTGGGCCCTGCTGTGGTACTGCAGACGGAGGCGCAGCCAGCCCGTGGTGCCTACTGAGATCAGGTGa